From the Anaeromyxobacter dehalogenans 2CP-1 genome, the window GCGGAGGGCGCGGTGCGCAGCGGCGAGCTCGAGCTCGGCAACGCCGGCGCCCTCGAGGCGTCGATCCAGCTCGTCTCCGCCCAGCGCGCCTACGAGGCCTCGCTCCAGGCCATCCAGACGTACCGGCAGCTCGACCAGCGCGCCGTCGAGGTGGCGCGCGTGAAGTGAAAGGGATCCCCGTGCTCCGCTCGCTCTACACCGCCGCCACCGGAATGGAAGCCCAGCAGCTCCGGATGGACGTCATCGCCAACAACCTCGCCAACACCGGCACCACCGGGTTCAAGCGCCAGCGGGCCGAGTTCGAGGACCTGCTCTCCGAGACGATCCACGGCGCCGAGGCGCCCGACCCGCGGGGCGGCACCGCGCCGGCGGCGCTGCAGGTCGGGCTGGGCGTGCGCACCGGCTCGACGGTCCGCAACTTCGGCCAGGGCGAGCTGCTCACCACCGGCAACGCGCTCGACCTCGCCATCGAGGGCGACGGCTTCTTCCGCGTGCAGCGCCCGGACGGCTCGCTCGCGTACACGCGCGCCGGCAACTTCCGGGTGGACGCGGCCGGCCGGCTGGTCACCGCCCGCGGCGAGGTGGTGGACCCGGAGATCACCTTCCCGCCCGAGACCACCCGCGTGACGGTGGACGCCGACGGCACGGTGCGCGCGCAGGTCGCGGGGCGCGAGGCGCCGCAGGAGCTGGGCCGGCTCGAGCTCTGCACGTTCCCGAACCCGGGCGGCCTGGAGGCGGCGGGCGGGAACCTGCTCCTGCAGACGGCCGCGAGCGGCGAGGCGGTGGACGCCCGCCCCGGCGAGCAGGGCGCGGGCACGCTCGCGCAGGGCTTCCTCGAGGGCGCCAACGTGAAGGCCGTCGAGGAGATGATCGACATGATCGCCACCCAGCGCGCCTACGAGCTCAACTCGCGCGTGGTCCAGACCGCGGACCAGATGCTGCAGCGCCTCACCTCGCTGCGCTGAGCCCCGCATGCCCGCCGCCCTCCACCTCGCCGCCGCGCTGCTCGCCGCCTCCGGCGGTCCGCCCGCGGCCGCCTCCGCCGAGGCGGCCGTGGCCGCGGCGCTCGCGCCCGACGGCGCGCGCGCGCGCGTCGAGGCGCTCCGCGGCGGCGCCTCCGGCTGCGCGCCCGCCGCCTTCCGGGCGCTGCGGCCGGTGCTGGCCTCGGGGGAGACCCCGCTGCAGGTGGACGGCCGCGACGGCGCCGGGCGGCCGTGCCGGTCCTTCGCCTGGGCCGCGGTGCGGGTCACCGGCCCGGCCCTGCGGACCACGCGCGCCGTCGCGGGCGGCGAGCCGCTCGCCGGCGCGGTCGAGCCGGCCGAGGCGGAGCGCCTGCCGGGGCGCTCCCCGCTCGCCGGGCTTCCGTCCGGCGCGCGCGCCGCGCGCGCCCTCGCGTCCGGCACGCTGCTCGCCGGGGCCGACGTCCGCGCGGGCCCCGCGCCCGGGGCGCCGGTGCAGGTGGTGGTTCGCGCGGCCGGCCTGGAGATCACCCGCGAGGCCCGCGCCGTTCCCTGCGTGCGCGGCCGCGCCTGCGCGCTCCTCCCCGGCGGCCGCCGCGTGGAGGGCCGGCTGCAGGACGGCCGGATCCTGGTGGAGGTCCCGTGAACCCGCTCACCCGCGTCGCCCTCGCCGTGGCGGCCTTCGCCGCGCTGGTCCTCGCGCTCTCCGCCTGCGGGCCGGCCCACGTGGCCGGCCACGTCCCGAAGCGCCGCGACTACGCCGTGCCGGACGCCGCCGGGCAGGAGGCGCAGGTCGCATCCGCCGGCTCCACCTGGCGCGAGGGGCGCGCCGCGTCCATGCTCTACACCGACGCCCGCGCGCTCCGCGAGAACGACCTGGTGGTCGTGCGCATCGAGGAGATCGCGGACGCGAAGCGCTCCGCCGACACCGACCTCACCCGGCGCAGCGAGCTGAACGCGTCCATCGAGGCGTTCCTCACCTCGCTCGACACGCCCTACGCGCTGAAGGGCGGCGCGACCACCGGGTTCAAGGGCCTCGGCTCCACCGCGCGCACGGAGCGGCTCACCGCCACGGTGCCGGCGGTCGTCCGCAAGGTGCTGCCCAACGGCAACCTGTTCATCGAGGGGCACCGGGTGGTGCTGGTGAACGCGGAGGAGCAGCACTTCTACATCTCCGGCGTGGTCCGGCCGATCGACATCGACCAGGAGAACGGCGTGAAGTCCTCCATGGTCGCCGACGCCGAGATCGAGTTCACCGGCCGCGGCGTGCTCTCCGACAACCAGCGCCAGGGCTGGCTCTCCCGCCTCCTCGGCTGGTTCTGGCCGTTCTGAGCCCCCGCCATGCCCGCACGACCGATCCCCGTCCCCGCCTTCGCCCTCGCCCTCGCCCTCGCGGCCGCGCTCGCGGTGCCCGCCCCCGCCGCCGCCGCGCGGGTGAAGGAGCTCGCCGACGTGGTCGGGGTCCGCGAGAACGCGCTCTACGGCTACGGCCTGGTGGTGGGCCTGGCCGGCACCGGCGACTCGGAGCGGGTGCTGTTCACGCAGCAGTCGGTGGCGGGCATGCTCGGGCGCCTCGGCATCCGCATCGACCCGAAGGACGTCCGCGCGCGCAACGTGGCCGCGGTGATGGTCACCGCGCGGCTGCCCCCGTTCGCGCGCCCCGGGACCCGCATCGACGTGGCGGTCGCCTCCATGGGGAACGCGCGCTCGCTCGCGGGCGGGCTGCTGCTCGTGACGCCGCTCGCCGGCGGCGACGGGAAGGTCTACGCGGTCGGCCAGGGCC encodes:
- a CDS encoding flagellar basal body L-ring protein FlgH — encoded protein: MNPLTRVALAVAAFAALVLALSACGPAHVAGHVPKRRDYAVPDAAGQEAQVASAGSTWREGRAASMLYTDARALRENDLVVVRIEEIADAKRSADTDLTRRSELNASIEAFLTSLDTPYALKGGATTGFKGLGSTARTERLTATVPAVVRKVLPNGNLFIEGHRVVLVNAEEQHFYISGVVRPIDIDQENGVKSSMVADAEIEFTGRGVLSDNQRQGWLSRLLGWFWPF
- the flgG gene encoding flagellar basal-body rod protein FlgG, with translation MLRSLYTAATGMEAQQLRMDVIANNLANTGTTGFKRQRAEFEDLLSETIHGAEAPDPRGGTAPAALQVGLGVRTGSTVRNFGQGELLTTGNALDLAIEGDGFFRVQRPDGSLAYTRAGNFRVDAAGRLVTARGEVVDPEITFPPETTRVTVDADGTVRAQVAGREAPQELGRLELCTFPNPGGLEAAGGNLLLQTAASGEAVDARPGEQGAGTLAQGFLEGANVKAVEEMIDMIATQRAYELNSRVVQTADQMLQRLTSLR